Proteins encoded in a region of the Streptomyces sp. NBC_00258 genome:
- a CDS encoding lysophospholipid acyltransferase family protein — MRRHPRRGEAGPEVSVASVPTVKGAEVGRRIGVGLMYGLWKPRVLGAWKVPATGPVIFAVNHSHNIDGPMVIGVAPRPSHFLVKKEAFIGPLGPFMTNVGQIKVDRDTTDRTAITRALGVLENGGVLGIFPEGSRGEGDFAALRAGLSYFAVRSGAPIVPVAVLGSTERRGRLIKALPPLRSRVDVVFGDPFEAGDGSGLRTRKALDEATVRIQKQLTAHLENARHLTGR, encoded by the coding sequence GTGCGTCGTCACCCTCGTCGAGGAGAAGCGGGCCCCGAGGTGAGCGTCGCGTCCGTGCCCACGGTCAAGGGCGCCGAGGTGGGGCGACGCATCGGCGTCGGCCTGATGTACGGCCTGTGGAAGCCGCGGGTGCTGGGTGCCTGGAAGGTCCCCGCGACCGGCCCGGTGATCTTCGCGGTCAACCACTCCCACAACATCGACGGCCCGATGGTCATCGGCGTGGCGCCCCGGCCCTCGCACTTCCTGGTCAAGAAGGAAGCGTTCATCGGCCCGCTCGGCCCGTTCATGACCAACGTCGGCCAGATCAAGGTCGACCGTGACACCACCGACCGGACGGCCATCACGCGCGCGCTGGGCGTGCTGGAGAACGGCGGGGTCCTCGGGATCTTTCCGGAGGGCTCCCGCGGCGAGGGCGACTTCGCCGCACTGCGCGCCGGGCTCTCCTACTTCGCCGTCCGCAGCGGGGCTCCGATCGTCCCGGTCGCCGTGCTGGGAAGCACGGAGCGGCGCGGACGGTTGATAAAGGCGTTGCCCCCGCTGCGCAGCCGGGTCGACGTCGTCTTCGGCGACCCCTTCGAGGCGGGCGACGGCAGCGGCCTGCGTACGCGCAAGGCGCTCGACGAGGCGACCGTGCGGATCCAGAAGCAGCTCACCGCGCACCTGGAAAACGCCAGGCACCTTACGGGGCGTTAA
- the der gene encoding ribosome biogenesis GTPase Der, whose translation MNDHIQPDGSAEHEHGALGDAEYAEFMELAAEEGFDVEDIEGAIEAAGHGPLPVLAVVGRPNVGKSTLVNRIIGRREAVVEDKPGVTRDRVTYEAEWAGRRFKLVDTGGWEQDVLGIDASVAAQAEYAIDAADAVVFVVDAKVGATDTDEAVVRLLRKAGKPVVLCANKVDGLSGEADASYLWALGLGEPHPVSALHGRGTGDMLDAVLEALPEAPAQTFGTAVGGPRRIALIGRPNVGKSSLLNKVANEDRVVVNEVAGTTRDPVDELIELGGVTWKFVDTAGIRKRVHLQQGADYYASLRTAAAVEKAEVAVILIDACETISVQDQRIVTMAVEAGRAIVLAFNKWDTLDEERRYYLEREIETELAQVAWAPRVNVSARTGRHMEKLVPAIETAIEGWESRVPTGRLNAFLGELVAAHPHPVRGGKQPRILFGTQAGTKPPRFVLFSSGFIEHGYRRFVERRLREEFTFEGTPIHISVRVREKRGRKK comes from the coding sequence ATGAACGACCACATCCAGCCCGACGGCTCGGCCGAGCACGAGCACGGGGCGCTTGGCGATGCCGAGTACGCGGAGTTCATGGAGCTCGCCGCGGAAGAGGGCTTCGACGTCGAGGACATCGAGGGCGCGATCGAGGCAGCCGGCCACGGCCCGCTCCCGGTCCTCGCCGTCGTCGGCCGTCCGAACGTCGGCAAGTCGACCCTGGTGAACCGGATCATCGGCCGCCGGGAGGCCGTCGTCGAGGACAAGCCGGGCGTCACCCGCGACCGCGTCACCTACGAGGCCGAGTGGGCGGGCCGCCGCTTCAAGCTCGTCGACACCGGCGGCTGGGAGCAGGACGTCCTCGGCATCGACGCGTCCGTGGCCGCGCAGGCCGAGTACGCGATCGACGCGGCCGACGCGGTCGTCTTCGTCGTCGACGCCAAGGTCGGCGCCACCGACACCGACGAGGCGGTCGTGCGCCTGCTGCGCAAGGCCGGCAAGCCCGTCGTCCTGTGCGCCAACAAGGTCGACGGCCTGAGCGGCGAGGCCGACGCCTCGTACCTGTGGGCCCTTGGCCTCGGCGAGCCGCACCCCGTCTCCGCGCTGCACGGCCGCGGCACCGGCGACATGCTGGACGCCGTCCTGGAGGCGCTGCCCGAGGCCCCGGCGCAGACCTTCGGCACCGCAGTCGGCGGCCCCCGCCGCATCGCTCTCATCGGCCGCCCGAACGTGGGCAAGTCCTCGCTGCTGAACAAGGTGGCCAACGAGGACCGCGTGGTCGTCAACGAGGTCGCGGGCACCACCCGCGACCCGGTCGACGAGCTCATCGAGCTCGGCGGTGTCACCTGGAAGTTCGTCGACACGGCCGGTATCCGCAAGCGCGTCCACCTCCAGCAGGGCGCCGACTACTACGCCTCGCTGCGTACGGCCGCGGCCGTGGAGAAGGCCGAAGTCGCCGTCATCCTGATCGACGCCTGCGAGACCATCTCGGTCCAGGACCAGCGCATCGTCACGATGGCCGTCGAGGCCGGGCGTGCGATCGTCCTCGCCTTCAACAAGTGGGACACCCTCGACGAGGAGCGCCGCTACTACCTGGAGCGCGAGATCGAGACCGAGCTCGCCCAGGTCGCCTGGGCGCCCCGGGTCAACGTCTCGGCGCGTACGGGCCGGCACATGGAGAAGCTCGTCCCGGCGATCGAGACCGCGATCGAGGGCTGGGAGTCGCGTGTCCCCACGGGCCGGCTGAACGCCTTCCTGGGTGAGCTGGTCGCCGCCCATCCGCACCCGGTCCGTGGCGGCAAGCAGCCCCGCATCCTCTTCGGCACCCAAGCGGGCACGAAGCCGCCGCGGTTCGTGCTGTTCTCCTCGGGATTCATCGAGCACGGCTACCGCCGCTTCGTGGAGCGCCGGCTGCGCGAGGAGTTCACCTTCGAGGGAACGCCGATCCACATCTCGGTGCGGGTGCGCGAGAAGCGCGGCAGGAAGAAGTAG
- a CDS encoding LysM peptidoglycan-binding domain-containing protein, with protein MSECADTTRKTRTTAVLAGAALLAPLGLLAATGNAAAADSGVWDRIAQCESGGNWHINTGNGYYGGLQFSAGTWRAYGGSAYASTADKASKAQQIAVATKVQRGQGWGAWPTCSSRAGASGGAPAASTPGTPTTKAAPSKPAKAPDRSTGHTGRGSSRGDYTVRSGDTLSAVAARHGTTWQRIYAANKAAIGGDPDVIVPGQRLEL; from the coding sequence ATGTCCGAATGTGCCGATACCACTCGTAAGACTCGTACCACGGCGGTCCTCGCCGGGGCGGCACTGCTCGCCCCGCTCGGACTGCTCGCCGCCACCGGCAACGCCGCGGCGGCGGACAGCGGAGTGTGGGACCGCATCGCCCAGTGCGAGAGCGGCGGCAACTGGCACATCAACACCGGGAACGGCTACTACGGAGGACTCCAGTTCTCCGCCGGCACCTGGCGCGCGTACGGCGGCTCGGCCTACGCGTCCACCGCCGACAAGGCCTCCAAGGCGCAGCAGATCGCTGTCGCCACCAAGGTGCAGCGCGGGCAGGGATGGGGCGCCTGGCCCACCTGTTCGTCACGCGCGGGCGCGTCCGGCGGTGCGCCCGCGGCGTCCACGCCCGGCACCCCCACCACCAAGGCCGCCCCGTCGAAGCCGGCGAAGGCGCCGGACCGTTCGACGGGCCACACCGGCCGCGGCTCGTCCCGCGGCGACTACACCGTCCGCAGCGGCGACACGCTGAGCGCCGTCGCGGCCCGGCACGGAACGACCTGGCAGCGGATCTACGCCGCCAACAAGGCCGCCATCGGCGGGGACCCCGACGTGATCGTCCCCGGCCAGCGGCTGGAGCTCTGA
- a CDS encoding transglycosylase family protein, with product MRYEAVVAVVLAVLTPAVAVAAPPPAVPPPRAPGPPVPGRVPYDCAKDQWPWGCIAKCESSGRWDTNTGNGFYGGLQFWQPTWKAFGGLAYAPRADLATRDEQIRVAEEVLRVQGWEAWPVCAKRYKLKGRAHVVRPGESLASIARRYRIKGGWQALYKLNRKMVGEHPGRLNPGTMLKLPKGAGPGRLVTPVLPPATSPAVPPEDAATGSPSLPGVSDPADPSAPAVSTPPPVLMGPPLPGPQQPPSPRR from the coding sequence ATGCGGTACGAGGCTGTCGTCGCCGTCGTCCTGGCCGTACTCACCCCCGCGGTGGCGGTCGCGGCACCACCGCCCGCAGTACCACCGCCCAGGGCACCCGGTCCGCCGGTGCCGGGCCGGGTGCCGTACGACTGCGCCAAGGACCAGTGGCCGTGGGGCTGTATCGCCAAGTGCGAGAGCAGTGGCCGCTGGGACACGAACACCGGGAACGGCTTCTACGGAGGACTGCAGTTCTGGCAGCCCACCTGGAAGGCGTTCGGCGGACTGGCCTACGCGCCGCGCGCGGACCTCGCCACGCGCGACGAGCAGATCAGGGTCGCGGAGGAGGTGCTGCGCGTCCAGGGATGGGAGGCGTGGCCCGTCTGTGCCAAGAGGTACAAGCTCAAGGGCCGGGCGCATGTGGTGAGGCCCGGCGAGTCACTCGCGTCGATCGCCCGCCGGTACCGCATCAAGGGTGGCTGGCAGGCGCTCTACAAGCTCAACCGGAAGATGGTCGGCGAGCATCCGGGGCGGCTGAATCCCGGCACCATGCTGAAGCTGCCGAAGGGGGCCGGACCGGGACGGCTGGTCACTCCGGTGCTTCCTCCGGCGACCTCTCCGGCGGTGCCTCCGGAGGACGCGGCCACCGGCTCCCCGAGTCTCCCGGGCGTGTCGGACCCGGCGGACCCGTCGGCCCCCGCCGTTTCGACGCCTCCTCCGGTCCTGATGGGTCCGCCGCTGCCGGGACCGCAGCAGCCTCCGTCGCCTCGCCGCTGA
- a CDS encoding ABC transporter permease subunit, producing MASLTYDLTLAGLSIGSAAALTGIGLIVTHRATGVLNFAHGAIAMVCAYLLWQLTVEWDWPLPLAAALTLLVVAPGIGMALERFVFRPLSVLGSDPAQTLVASIGVFVLLVGGAVLIWGPGARSDAPTLVSADPWGQLAVTLVLAAGVGAVIRWTRFGQELRAVVDDRSLAVLGGIDADRVAAAGWAFGSFTAGLTGVLLAPYVRLDPYGMPLLVMEVVAVAVAARMRSLPVAVVVALGIGVAQSQLTRLHPTGWREPLLQAVGANLFVVALLIAALVLPGIGARDALPRTATARVATPPGAWIVAVVLFLLPLGFAGSDLHTSVQVPALGVVLLSLVVVTGRGGQISLGQAAYAGLGALFTALLAAGRFPGLPELPELAALAVAVLLVAPLGLLTGWPAIGRHGLALALATFAVGVGVSRFVFAQPYATSGLTLGRPAGFDGDRAYYALELVLLAGALLAAHALRRGRTGRALAAMRDHEAGASAAGVRVPALKLTAFVAGAALAALGGGMLGMGLRAFDPAAYDPVRGLLWFAAIVVLGADSVLGALLAAALLVGLDAGTRGGVAAALIGLLAVLVGRFPGGPYEALRLAAERLRLRREVTLTPLGAGVRRRLRATFTGPGTRPRQAAAAGATALAGPSATTVTGMSVPGGRPLVVRPVRRATPAAGESGTPWMSGPPSTSGAPGRTGAPGTTDSGLPPLPGEGRGESRGEDPLRASASPDAEDAGPAEGTGQAEPHERPAPPPGAPEPGVADSGGTPGTPQAVVGPAERFGATPAPDAARAAGGGRPASAEPGSPHDPAAEDGEPDTTAAPRTPESDARAAAVPRAAGPAARRPARPRLSPALPVLPLLRARGLRVAYDGFTALDGVDLDLAPGRITAVVGPNGAGKSTLFHCLAGTVRPDAGRLGFGERDITRLPAHARTRLGIARTFQQLAVFPTLTVAENVRVGAEQGRVVDADAVERVLRLLGLDGAVRALPAAGLPTGTLRRVELARALAGSPRVLLLDEPAAGLDTGEVAALARVLRALAADGTALLVVEHDLDLVADLADTVHVMTAGRVVASGPADHVLEGLDRLEARQGHQGGQDGRGPGTAVDG from the coding sequence ATGGCGTCGCTGACGTACGACCTCACGCTCGCCGGGCTCTCCATCGGCAGCGCGGCCGCGCTCACCGGAATCGGCCTGATCGTCACCCACCGGGCGACCGGCGTCCTCAACTTCGCGCACGGCGCCATCGCCATGGTGTGCGCCTATCTGCTGTGGCAGCTCACGGTCGAATGGGACTGGCCCCTCCCGCTCGCCGCCGCGCTCACCCTGCTCGTGGTGGCCCCGGGCATCGGCATGGCGCTGGAACGGTTCGTCTTCCGCCCCCTGTCCGTGCTCGGCAGCGACCCGGCGCAGACCCTCGTCGCGTCCATCGGCGTGTTCGTCCTGCTCGTCGGCGGCGCGGTGCTGATCTGGGGCCCCGGCGCGCGCTCGGACGCGCCGACGCTCGTCTCGGCGGACCCCTGGGGGCAGCTGGCCGTGACCCTCGTGCTCGCCGCCGGCGTCGGCGCGGTGATCCGCTGGACCCGCTTCGGCCAGGAGCTGCGGGCCGTCGTCGACGACCGTTCTCTGGCCGTCCTGGGCGGCATCGACGCGGACCGGGTGGCCGCGGCCGGCTGGGCCTTCGGCTCCTTCACGGCGGGCCTGACGGGCGTGCTGCTGGCCCCGTACGTACGCCTGGACCCGTACGGCATGCCCCTGCTCGTGATGGAGGTGGTGGCGGTCGCGGTGGCCGCCCGGATGCGCAGCCTGCCGGTGGCCGTGGTCGTGGCCCTCGGCATCGGGGTCGCCCAGAGCCAGCTGACGCGGCTGCACCCGACGGGCTGGCGGGAACCGCTGCTCCAGGCGGTGGGCGCGAACCTCTTCGTCGTGGCCCTGCTGATCGCGGCACTGGTCCTGCCGGGCATCGGCGCCCGGGACGCGCTTCCCCGCACGGCGACGGCCCGGGTGGCGACCCCACCGGGCGCGTGGATCGTGGCCGTGGTGCTGTTCCTGCTCCCGCTGGGCTTCGCGGGCTCGGACCTGCACACGTCCGTCCAGGTCCCGGCCCTGGGAGTCGTCCTCCTGTCCCTGGTCGTGGTGACGGGCCGCGGCGGCCAGATCTCACTGGGCCAGGCGGCGTACGCGGGTCTCGGCGCCCTCTTCACCGCGCTGCTGGCGGCGGGCCGCTTCCCGGGCCTGCCGGAACTCCCCGAACTGGCCGCGCTCGCGGTCGCCGTCCTGCTCGTTGCGCCCCTGGGCCTGCTGACCGGCTGGCCCGCCATCGGCCGCCACGGCCTGGCCCTCGCCCTGGCCACCTTCGCGGTGGGCGTCGGCGTCAGCCGCTTCGTCTTCGCCCAGCCGTACGCGACCTCGGGCCTGACCCTGGGCCGGCCGGCGGGCTTCGACGGCGACCGCGCGTACTACGCACTCGAACTCGTCCTCCTCGCGGGCGCGTTGCTGGCCGCCCACGCGCTGCGCCGGGGCCGTACGGGCCGGGCCCTGGCGGCGATGCGCGACCACGAGGCGGGCGCGTCGGCGGCGGGCGTCCGAGTGCCGGCGCTCAAACTGACGGCCTTCGTGGCGGGCGCCGCGCTGGCTGCTCTCGGCGGCGGCATGCTGGGCATGGGCCTGCGCGCCTTCGACCCCGCCGCGTACGACCCGGTCCGCGGCCTGCTCTGGTTCGCCGCGATCGTCGTCCTCGGCGCCGACAGCGTCCTCGGCGCGCTGCTCGCGGCGGCCCTCCTGGTCGGCCTGGACGCGGGGACGCGCGGCGGCGTCGCGGCGGCCCTGATCGGCCTCCTGGCGGTCCTCGTGGGCCGCTTCCCGGGCGGCCCGTACGAGGCCCTGCGCCTGGCGGCCGAACGCCTGCGGCTACGCCGCGAGGTGACACTCACTCCCCTGGGCGCGGGCGTGCGGCGCCGACTCCGGGCGACGTTCACGGGCCCCGGCACGCGCCCCCGGCAGGCAGCCGCGGCGGGCGCGACGGCACTGGCGGGACCGTCCGCCACCACGGTCACGGGAATGAGCGTCCCCGGTGGGCGCCCGCTGGTGGTGCGGCCGGTACGACGAGCCACTCCCGCGGCAGGTGAGTCCGGGACGCCCTGGATGTCCGGCCCACCTTCGACGTCCGGCGCACCGGGGCGTACCGGTGCGCCCGGGACCACGGATTCCGGTCTGCCGCCGCTGCCCGGCGAAGGCAGGGGGGAAAGCCGGGGCGAAGACCCGCTTCGAGCATCCGCCTCGCCCGATGCGGAGGACGCCGGACCGGCGGAGGGCACCGGACAGGCCGAACCCCACGAGCGTCCCGCCCCGCCACCCGGCGCCCCGGAGCCCGGCGTTGCCGACAGTGGCGGCACGCCCGGCACTCCTCAGGCCGTCGTGGGCCCCGCCGAGCGATTCGGCGCGACTCCCGCACCGGACGCTGCTCGGGCCGCGGGCGGTGGCCGACCCGCGTCGGCCGAGCCCGGCTCACCGCATGACCCGGCCGCCGAAGACGGTGAACCGGACACGACGGCCGCTCCGAGGACCCCCGAGTCCGATGCCCGCGCCGCAGCCGTGCCCCGCGCCGCAGGCCCCGCGGCACGTCGGCCGGCCCGGCCCCGGCTCTCCCCCGCCCTGCCCGTCCTCCCCCTTCTCCGCGCACGCGGTCTCCGCGTCGCCTACGACGGGTTCACCGCTCTGGACGGCGTCGACCTCGATCTGGCCCCGGGCCGGATCACCGCCGTCGTCGGCCCCAACGGGGCCGGGAAGAGCACCCTGTTCCACTGTCTCGCCGGGACCGTGCGGCCGGATGCCGGGCGGCTCGGGTTCGGGGAACGGGACATCACCCGGCTGCCCGCCCACGCGCGGACCCGTCTCGGTATCGCCCGTACCTTTCAGCAACTCGCCGTCTTCCCGACCCTGACGGTGGCCGAGAACGTACGCGTGGGCGCCGAGCAGGGGCGTGTCGTGGACGCGGATGCCGTGGAACGGGTGCTGCGGCTGCTCGGGCTCGACGGAGCCGTACGGGCGCTCCCGGCGGCGGGCCTGCCGACCGGAACCCTGCGACGTGTCGAACTCGCGCGGGCCCTGGCGGGGAGCCCGCGTGTCCTGCTCCTCGACGAGCCCGCTGCGGGTCTGGACACGGGCGAAGTGGCGGCGCTGGCCCGCGTGCTGCGGGCGCTGGCCGCGGACGGTACGGCCCTGCTCGTCGTCGAGCACGACCTGGACCTCGTGGCCGATCTGGCCGACACCGTCCACGTCATGACTGCGGGCCGCGTCGTCGCCTCCGGGCCGGCCGACCACGTACTCGAGGGCCTCGACCGGCTCGAAGCGCGCCAGGGGCACCAAGGCGGCCAGGACGGCCGGGGACCCGGAACGGCGGTCGACGGATGA
- a CDS encoding ABC transporter substrate-binding protein, translated as MRRRVRVAECAVVGLLLLVGTACGSRLPESDFEDRPGRTPTQNTAEPLRVGIITSATSPVGGNTFTGPRDGAKAYFDRLNARGGIDGRRVDVRTCDDGGSGVGNNECVHKLVDEDEVVALVATSALDYAGASRVSRARVPDIGGQPIGAAYDTYPHLYGIYGSLAPRDGKPGWDGKLYGGTEIYRYFKREQGARTAAVVSYNQSASAAYARLVTQGLKAEGYKVVTEQVDFALPNFRAAAADLKEQGADVVFDAIDTYGNAQLCKAMDDVGADVLAKVTNVQNWTSTVREDYKDAPRCRNALWATGSSRNYDDTTTATATDHEAVREFRDGTKNLKSHSQWQLEGWAAAMWFTDAARSCARTGVTRACVDRFMDTGKPYTADGLLLPVRYERLPEPPKTRRTCLSVARWEDARGWVSQGDMNDECFDVPQLSYKP; from the coding sequence ATGCGTCGCCGGGTCCGGGTTGCTGAGTGCGCTGTCGTGGGCCTGCTGCTCCTGGTGGGCACGGCCTGCGGCAGCCGCCTCCCGGAGAGCGACTTCGAGGACCGGCCGGGCCGCACGCCCACGCAGAACACCGCGGAACCCCTGCGCGTAGGCATCATCACGAGCGCCACCAGCCCGGTCGGCGGCAACACCTTCACCGGACCGCGCGACGGCGCGAAGGCCTACTTCGACCGGCTGAACGCGCGCGGCGGCATCGACGGCCGCCGGGTCGACGTCCGCACGTGTGACGACGGCGGCAGCGGTGTGGGCAACAACGAATGCGTGCACAAGCTCGTCGACGAGGACGAGGTGGTCGCCCTCGTCGCCACCAGCGCGCTCGACTACGCGGGCGCCTCCCGGGTGTCACGCGCGCGCGTGCCCGACATCGGCGGCCAGCCCATCGGCGCGGCGTACGACACCTATCCGCACCTCTACGGGATCTACGGCAGCCTCGCACCGCGCGACGGAAAACCCGGCTGGGACGGGAAGCTGTACGGCGGCACCGAGATCTACCGCTACTTCAAGCGCGAGCAGGGCGCCCGTACGGCGGCCGTCGTCTCGTACAACCAGTCCGCGTCGGCCGCGTACGCCCGGCTCGTCACCCAGGGCCTGAAGGCCGAGGGCTACAAGGTGGTCACCGAGCAGGTCGACTTCGCGCTGCCCAACTTCCGTGCCGCTGCCGCCGACCTGAAGGAACAGGGCGCCGACGTGGTCTTCGACGCCATCGACACCTACGGCAACGCCCAGCTGTGCAAGGCGATGGACGACGTCGGCGCCGACGTCCTCGCCAAGGTCACCAACGTGCAGAACTGGACGTCCACCGTCCGCGAGGACTACAAGGACGCGCCGCGCTGCCGCAACGCCCTGTGGGCGACGGGTTCGAGCCGCAACTACGACGACACGACCACGGCCACGGCCACGGACCACGAGGCCGTACGGGAGTTCCGGGACGGCACGAAGAACCTGAAGAGCCACTCCCAGTGGCAGCTGGAGGGCTGGGCCGCCGCCATGTGGTTCACGGACGCGGCCAGGTCCTGCGCGAGAACGGGCGTCACGCGCGCGTGCGTCGACCGGTTCATGGACACGGGGAAGCCGTACACGGCCGACGGTCTGCTGCTGCCCGTCCGGTACGAGCGCCTGCCCGAACCCCCGAAGACCCGCAGGACCTGCCTCTCGGTGGCGCGCTGGGAGGACGCCCGCGGATGGGTGAGCCAGGGTGACATGAACGACGAATGCTTCGACGTGCCGCAGTTGTCCTACAAGCCCTGA
- a CDS encoding glycosyltransferase family 4 protein — protein MQISFLIHNAYGIGGTIRTTYNLANTLAEQHDVEIVSVLRHRDEPVFALDPRVRARHLVDIRPNSPGYEGDDPAYRAPAQVFPRGEVRYDQYSALTDRRIADHLSKVDSDVVIGTRPGLNVHLARETRRGPLRVGQEHLTLDTHSESLRTELRGAYPRLDALTTTTEADAGAYRKKMRLPGVHVEAVPNPVPAPGIEPADGSGKWVVAAGRLAPVKRYDLLIKAFDRVREQRPDWRLRIYGGGKQKDKLRRLIDELGLYNHVLLMGPAHPIEPEWAKGSIAAVTSSLESFGMTIVEAMRCGLPVVSTDCPHGPGEIIDNGVDGRLVPVGNVGAIAGGLLELINNDELRQQMAHAALKDSARFDPARIAERYESIFAGLVPRGGDSRIGRMRGSLHRTRGALLGGAYAVRNAGRTVLGKEGSA, from the coding sequence ATGCAGATCTCTTTCCTGATACACAACGCCTACGGAATCGGGGGGACGATCCGGACGACGTACAACCTTGCGAACACGCTCGCCGAGCAGCACGACGTCGAGATCGTCTCCGTGCTGCGCCACCGCGACGAGCCGGTCTTCGCGCTGGATCCACGCGTGCGTGCGCGCCACCTCGTCGACATCCGCCCGAACAGCCCGGGATACGAGGGGGACGACCCCGCCTACCGTGCGCCGGCTCAGGTCTTCCCGCGTGGGGAGGTCCGCTACGACCAGTACAGCGCTCTCACCGACCGCCGTATCGCGGACCACCTCTCGAAGGTCGACTCCGACGTGGTGATCGGCACGAGGCCGGGGCTCAACGTGCATCTGGCCCGCGAGACCAGACGGGGCCCGCTCCGTGTCGGCCAGGAGCACCTCACGCTCGACACCCACTCGGAGTCCCTGCGGACGGAACTGCGCGGCGCCTACCCGCGGCTCGACGCGCTCACCACGACCACGGAGGCGGACGCGGGGGCGTACCGCAAGAAGATGCGGCTGCCCGGCGTACACGTCGAGGCCGTCCCCAATCCGGTGCCCGCGCCCGGCATCGAGCCCGCGGACGGCTCCGGCAAGTGGGTCGTGGCGGCCGGGCGGCTCGCCCCGGTCAAGCGGTACGACCTGCTGATCAAGGCCTTCGACCGGGTGCGCGAGCAGCGGCCCGACTGGCGTCTGCGGATCTACGGCGGCGGCAAGCAGAAGGACAAGCTGCGCAGGCTCATCGACGAACTCGGCCTCTACAACCACGTCTTACTGATGGGCCCGGCGCATCCCATCGAGCCGGAGTGGGCCAAGGGATCCATCGCCGCCGTCACCTCCAGCCTGGAGTCCTTCGGCATGACGATCGTCGAGGCCATGCGCTGCGGTCTGCCCGTCGTCTCCACGGACTGCCCGCACGGCCCGGGGGAGATCATCGACAACGGCGTGGACGGACGGCTCGTTCCCGTCGGCAACGTCGGGGCCATCGCCGGCGGACTGCTCGAACTGATCAACAACGACGAGCTGCGGCAGCAGATGGCACACGCCGCGCTCAAGGACTCCGCACGCTTCGACCCCGCCCGGATCGCCGAACGCTACGAGTCGATCTTCGCCGGTCTCGTCCCGCGCGGCGGCGACTCGAGGATCGGCCGGATGCGCGGCTCACTGCATCGCACGCGGGGCGCGCTGCTCGGCGGCGCGTATGCCGTTCGGAATGCCGGACGGACCGTACTCGGGAAGGAGGGCTCCGCATGA